One stretch of Candidatus Zixiibacteriota bacterium DNA includes these proteins:
- the metG gene encoding methionine--tRNA ligase, with protein MNFYITTPIFYANAELHIGHGYTSVITDTLKRYHTLFGEESFFLTGMDEHGAKVEEAALAQGKTPQQLCDENYLKFVEALKTLNVSYNHFIRTTSERHKKGVQKLLMNLWNARTPDGQPAIYKGKYEGLYCLGCEKFITEKELTPDGLCPNHLSKPKLVSENNYFFRLTAYLDRVEELIRSGRMNIMPEGRRNEVLGLLKQGLPDFSISRERLNWGIDIPFDPAQKTYVWVDALPNYITAVGYGDDEAAFDKWWNKSQVVHLMGRDILKFHAIFWPAMLMAANLRVPDILFIHGYLSLNGQKISKSLGNVISNEHLVAQFGQDAARYLLVSQFPFHLDGDISYPRLYEKYNSDLANDYGNLVSRVVKLTLANFEGKIPPRSAAGEDHSEELRQLIQATPENVIAEIRAIDVLSAVESIWALIRAANRYFDYSKPWELAKRGEKETLAGVLHRSLEAVRIAATLTWPIMPTKSSQVLQMLGFDESYQPSITDAANSDLLKPGTALRPLDNIFPRLQAPKEDKIETAKSPESGLPDGLISIDDFFKAKLVVAEVLACEAVPEANKLLKLQIAIGEERRQIVAGVAEYYKPEELVGKRIVVVANLKPAKIRGIESNGMLLAAKSGKALKLVTVDGDIPSGATVG; from the coding sequence ATGAATTTCTACATCACGACCCCGATCTTCTACGCCAATGCCGAACTACACATTGGCCACGGTTATACCTCGGTGATTACCGATACCCTCAAGCGCTATCATACCCTGTTTGGCGAAGAATCGTTCTTCCTGACCGGCATGGATGAGCACGGTGCCAAGGTCGAGGAAGCCGCGCTGGCGCAGGGCAAGACACCGCAGCAGCTGTGCGATGAAAACTACCTCAAGTTCGTCGAGGCCCTCAAGACATTGAACGTCTCTTACAACCACTTCATTCGCACGACATCCGAGCGCCATAAGAAGGGCGTGCAGAAGCTACTGATGAACTTGTGGAATGCACGCACACCCGACGGCCAACCGGCGATTTACAAGGGCAAGTACGAGGGTCTGTATTGCCTCGGCTGCGAGAAATTTATCACCGAGAAAGAGCTGACACCCGATGGGCTCTGCCCGAATCATCTGTCCAAGCCCAAACTGGTCTCGGAGAACAATTACTTCTTCCGACTGACGGCGTACCTCGATCGGGTCGAGGAGCTGATTCGCAGCGGCCGGATGAACATCATGCCGGAGGGCCGCCGCAACGAAGTGCTGGGGCTGCTCAAACAAGGTCTGCCGGACTTCTCGATTTCGCGCGAACGGCTCAACTGGGGAATCGACATTCCCTTTGACCCGGCGCAGAAGACTTACGTGTGGGTGGATGCGCTACCCAATTACATCACCGCGGTCGGCTACGGCGACGACGAGGCGGCGTTCGACAAGTGGTGGAACAAGTCGCAGGTGGTGCACCTGATGGGGCGCGACATCCTGAAATTTCACGCCATCTTCTGGCCGGCGATGCTCATGGCTGCCAATCTGCGGGTACCGGACATTCTGTTTATTCACGGTTATCTGAGCTTGAACGGTCAGAAGATCAGCAAGTCGCTCGGAAACGTGATCTCCAACGAGCACCTGGTGGCGCAATTCGGCCAGGATGCCGCGCGCTACCTGCTGGTTTCGCAGTTTCCGTTCCATCTGGACGGCGATATCAGCTATCCGCGGCTTTACGAGAAATACAACTCCGATCTGGCGAACGACTATGGCAATCTCGTGAGCCGCGTGGTCAAGCTGACTTTGGCAAACTTCGAGGGCAAGATCCCACCGCGGAGCGCTGCCGGCGAAGATCACAGCGAGGAGCTGCGGCAGTTGATTCAAGCGACACCGGAGAACGTGATCGCAGAGATTCGAGCAATCGATGTGCTCAGTGCGGTTGAGAGCATCTGGGCCTTGATCCGTGCGGCCAACCGTTACTTCGACTATAGCAAACCGTGGGAGTTGGCCAAACGCGGTGAGAAGGAGACGCTCGCGGGAGTTCTGCATCGCTCGCTGGAGGCGGTCCGAATCGCCGCGACACTGACCTGGCCGATTATGCCGACCAAGTCGTCGCAGGTGCTGCAGATGCTTGGATTCGACGAGTCATATCAGCCGTCGATCACCGATGCCGCCAATTCGGACCTGCTCAAACCGGGTACGGCTCTCCGACCACTGGATAACATCTTCCCGCGCCTCCAGGCGCCGAAGGAGGACAAGATCGAAACTGCGAAATCCCCGGAGAGCGGGCTGCCGGATGGCCTGATCTCGATTGACGATTTCTTCAAGGCCAAACTGGTTGTGGCTGAAGTGCTGGCCTGCGAGGCGGTACCAGAGGCCAACAAGCTACTCAAGCTGCAAATCGCGATCGGCGAGGAACGGCGGCAGATTGTCGCCGGCGTCGCAGAGTATTACAAGCCGGAAGAGCTGGTCGGTAAGAGGATCGTGGTGGTAGCCAACCTCAAGCCGGCCAAGATCCGTGGCATCGAGTCGAACGGGATGCTGTTGGCGGCCAAGTCAGGTAAGGCGCTGAAGCTCGTCACGGTAGACGGCGATATTCCCTCCGGCGCCACTGTCGGCTAA